A region from the Corticium candelabrum chromosome 14, ooCorCand1.1, whole genome shotgun sequence genome encodes:
- the LOC134190419 gene encoding uncharacterized protein LOC134190419, translated as MATKHHYEALRKQRVLQRAKEAKERMKEDEQEYRNEEPKLCRHRDHFPSGDGDGRNKSTSGKKNTKEQATQTGGLVHLPHALAASANVRFLCLEPFSSAIEMADKPDVSAVTTFDKTKLKKTETEEKNPLPTKETIDQEKQG; from the exons ATGGCAACCAAACATCACTACGAGGCTCTGAGAAAGCAACGCGTCTTACAACGAGCCAAAGAGGCTAAAGAGAGGATGAAAGAAGACGAGCAAGAGTATAGAAACGAAGAGCCGAAGCTATGTAGACATCGCGACCACTTCCCGTCGGGCGATGGAGACGGGAGAAACAAATCGACGTCTGGAAAGAAGAATACGAAGGAACAAGCCACGCAGACAGGC GGGCTCGTTCACTTGCCGCACGCTCTCGCCGCCTCTGCTAACGTTCGATTCTTGTGTCTAGAACCATTTTCAAGTGCTATAGAGATGGCAGATAAACCCGACGTGTCAGCAGTGACGACATTCGACAAGACCAAGTTGAAAAAAACCGAAACGGAGGAGAAGAACCCTCTCCCAACCAAAGAGA caATCGACCAAGAAAAGCAAGGGTAG